Proteins from one Halogeometricum sp. S1BR25-6 genomic window:
- a CDS encoding cold-shock protein: protein MAHGKVDFFNDTGGYGFISTDDGDLDDDEDVFFHMEDVGGEDLTEGTEVEFDIESSPKGPRASNVVRQ from the coding sequence ATGGCACACGGTAAGGTTGACTTCTTCAACGACACGGGCGGTTACGGTTTCATTTCGACTGACGACGGCGACCTCGACGACGACGAAGACGTCTTCTTCCACATGGAAGATGTCGGCGGCGAAGACCTCACGGAAGGTACCGAGGTCGAGTTCGACATCGAGTCCTCGCCCAAGGGGCCTCGCGCGTCGAACGTCGTCCGACAGTAA
- a CDS encoding glycerophosphodiester phosphodiesterase translates to MRLIAHRGFDGQYSANTVAAVERAVPHADMVEIDVRGCASGELVVVHDPLVDIAIDGVTSVDDLTATELAGLDVHDGEGVQTLRTVLDAIPPDTGVNLELKDPEIVEQALDVARSVEHEVIVSSFDADAIRRVHANGSAGVELAYVLGLRPGDDLGVATALDCTYVHPNAWLCLLTNVAEKAHEAGMTVNAWTVDSRLGAWALERRGVDGVIASSPRVTDWMD, encoded by the coding sequence ATGCGCCTCATCGCCCACCGCGGGTTCGACGGTCAGTACTCGGCGAACACCGTCGCGGCCGTCGAACGGGCGGTCCCGCACGCCGATATGGTCGAAATCGACGTGCGAGGCTGCGCGTCGGGCGAACTGGTGGTCGTCCACGACCCCCTCGTCGACATCGCCATCGACGGCGTGACGAGCGTCGACGACCTGACCGCGACGGAACTCGCCGGTCTCGACGTGCACGACGGCGAGGGCGTCCAGACGCTCCGAACCGTCCTCGACGCGATTCCGCCCGACACCGGGGTGAACCTCGAACTCAAGGACCCCGAGATCGTCGAACAGGCTCTCGACGTCGCTCGGTCGGTCGAGCACGAGGTCATCGTCTCCTCGTTCGACGCCGACGCGATTCGGCGGGTGCACGCGAACGGCAGCGCCGGCGTCGAGTTGGCGTACGTGCTCGGTCTGCGCCCCGGCGACGACCTCGGCGTCGCGACGGCGCTCGACTGTACGTACGTCCACCCGAACGCGTGGCTGTGTCTGCTGACGAACGTCGCCGAAAAGGCACACGAGGCGGGGATGACGGTGAACGCGTGGACCGTGGACTCCCGACTCGGCGCGTGGGCGCTCGAACGACGAGGCGTCGACGGCGTCATCGCCAGTTCGCCGCGCGTGACCGACTGGATGGACTAG
- a CDS encoding sodium:calcium antiporter: MALGLIPDSPSVAVVVILVTTGIIWVGSGWLESAAEGLAAYYGLPAVVQGSVIIAVGSSFPELASVVITALSGSFSMGVGAIVGSAVFNVLVIPALSGIASKTSVGADRTIVYKEAQFYMIAVSALIITFALAVIYFPTDGAGLNGRITRPLAAIPLAMYGLYLFIQWQDVSDYESETPAGDIDVVRSWGTLALGLGTILVGVEFLVGGVETLNAAFGIPEFLAGVTIIAAATSLPDALVSVRAAKDGRGITSLGNVLGSNTFDLLVAIPVGVLIVGSATVSFAVAAPMFGVLTVATVLLFTLLRTDLALTGPEAYLLLFVYGVFVVWVVGETAGVFDLLVGI; this comes from the coding sequence GTGGCCCTAGGACTCATCCCGGACTCGCCGAGTGTCGCTGTCGTCGTCATCCTCGTCACGACCGGTATCATCTGGGTCGGAAGCGGCTGGCTGGAATCCGCCGCGGAAGGTCTCGCCGCCTACTACGGACTGCCAGCGGTCGTTCAAGGCTCGGTCATCATCGCGGTCGGGTCGAGCTTTCCCGAACTCGCCAGCGTCGTCATCACCGCGCTGTCCGGTTCGTTCTCGATGGGCGTCGGTGCGATCGTCGGATCCGCCGTCTTCAACGTCCTCGTGATTCCCGCACTCTCCGGTATCGCGTCGAAAACCTCGGTCGGAGCGGACCGGACGATCGTGTACAAGGAGGCGCAGTTCTACATGATCGCCGTCTCCGCGCTGATCATCACGTTCGCCCTCGCGGTCATCTACTTCCCGACCGACGGGGCGGGACTGAACGGCCGGATCACGAGACCGCTCGCGGCCATCCCGCTCGCCATGTACGGGCTCTACTTGTTCATCCAGTGGCAGGACGTGAGCGACTACGAGAGCGAGACGCCGGCGGGCGATATCGACGTCGTCCGCAGTTGGGGAACGCTGGCGCTCGGACTCGGAACGATTCTCGTCGGCGTGGAGTTCCTCGTCGGGGGGGTCGAGACGCTCAACGCCGCGTTCGGCATCCCCGAGTTCCTCGCCGGCGTGACCATCATCGCCGCCGCGACCAGCCTCCCCGACGCTCTGGTGAGCGTTCGGGCGGCCAAGGACGGCAGGGGGATAACGAGTCTCGGCAACGTGCTCGGTTCGAACACGTTCGACCTCCTCGTCGCGATTCCGGTCGGGGTGCTCATCGTCGGGAGCGCGACCGTTTCGTTCGCCGTCGCCGCCCCCATGTTCGGCGTTCTGACGGTCGCAACCGTCCTGCTGTTCACGCTTCTCCGAACCGACTTGGCGCTCACCGGTCCGGAAGCGTACCTGCTGTTGTTCGTGTACGGCGTGTTCGTCGTCTGGGTGGTCGGCGAGACGGCCGGCGTGTTCGACCTCCTCGTCGGCATCTGA
- a CDS encoding DUF7289 family protein yields MTDRAQAETLGFSTVFGLVMLMIVVVSLVVYPAIEDVQNSQRVSNVERGMAAFAGNVNDVVGNDAPRRSTGFRLDGGQLALGDPVTVTVTGDAFDETYEVRPLVYRSDDGTELVYVNGAVVRDDGHGVVMLTEPRLQFSDQGVVLPVVRLDEATGPAAVGGSTRVATVREATRVAVADRTPQRVSITITSPRADAWQRTLESDAGATCGSVSGETLTCTVDTQRVSVVVVDVDVSFE; encoded by the coding sequence GTGACCGATAGAGCGCAGGCGGAGACGCTCGGGTTCTCCACCGTCTTCGGACTGGTCATGCTGATGATCGTCGTCGTCTCGCTCGTCGTCTACCCGGCCATCGAAGACGTCCAGAACTCCCAGCGCGTCTCGAACGTCGAGCGCGGGATGGCGGCGTTCGCGGGCAACGTCAACGACGTGGTCGGGAACGACGCTCCGCGTCGGTCGACGGGGTTCCGACTCGACGGCGGCCAGTTGGCTCTCGGCGACCCGGTGACGGTGACGGTGACAGGCGACGCGTTCGACGAGACGTACGAGGTCCGTCCGCTCGTCTATCGAAGTGACGACGGGACGGAACTCGTCTACGTCAACGGGGCGGTCGTCCGCGACGACGGGCACGGGGTCGTGATGCTCACCGAACCACGACTCCAATTCTCGGACCAGGGCGTCGTCCTCCCCGTCGTCCGTCTTGACGAGGCGACGGGACCGGCCGCCGTCGGCGGGTCGACCAGGGTGGCGACGGTTCGGGAGGCGACGCGCGTCGCCGTCGCCGACCGGACGCCGCAACGTGTCTCTATCACGATAACGTCGCCCCGCGCGGACGCGTGGCAACGGACGCTCGAATCCGACGCGGGCGCGACGTGTGGGTCCGTCTCCGGCGAGACGCTCACCTGTACGGTGGACACACAACGGGTGTCCGTCGTCGTCGTCGACGTCGACGTCTCGTTCGAGTGA
- a CDS encoding DUF7266 family protein, which produces MRDRASTTALNYVLLLGIVAILVSTLVVGVGDLVVDQQERGVRSQLDVVGNRLAADVATVDGVARQTDGTVRLRSDLPDRVVGTPYTVTVESTGDDSYRLTLRSSTPDVVVYVPFRSETTVAEGTVRGGPIDVGYDPTTSSEVTLRDR; this is translated from the coding sequence ATGCGTGACCGCGCCTCGACGACCGCGCTGAACTACGTGCTGCTCCTCGGCATCGTGGCGATTCTCGTCTCGACGCTCGTGGTCGGCGTCGGCGACCTCGTGGTCGACCAACAGGAGCGCGGCGTCCGGTCGCAACTCGACGTGGTCGGGAACCGACTCGCGGCCGACGTCGCCACAGTGGACGGCGTCGCGCGGCAGACCGACGGAACGGTCCGTCTGCGAAGCGACCTTCCCGACCGCGTCGTCGGAACTCCCTACACCGTTACCGTCGAATCGACCGGCGACGACAGCTACCGACTCACGCTGCGGAGTTCCACCCCCGACGTCGTCGTTTACGTTCCGTTCCGGTCTGAGACGACGGTGGCGGAGGGGACGGTCCGCGGCGGGCCGATCGACGTCGGGTACGATCCCACGACGTCCTCGGAGGTGACGCTCCGTGACCGATAG
- a CDS encoding DUF7288 family protein produces MTDRAQTFTLESVTAAVLLVGTVIFVTQVGGVTALTASTSSQQVTEAQYGVAVGVLDAAAADGAVRATLLSWDPDDSSFHGTGDYRYSVNGEMPTAFGTLLNESFAGSGYTYNVNVVHVDPTTNEQRRVPVIRQGTPTDDAVRAGRTVTLYDDDVLLDASGAETETTLTEASSFHVPDAVDGDGPIYNVVRVEVVVWPV; encoded by the coding sequence ATGACCGACCGCGCACAGACGTTCACGCTGGAGTCGGTGACGGCGGCGGTGCTCCTCGTGGGGACCGTCATCTTCGTCACGCAGGTGGGCGGCGTCACCGCGCTCACGGCGAGTACGTCGAGCCAACAGGTAACGGAAGCACAGTACGGCGTCGCCGTGGGCGTTCTCGACGCCGCGGCGGCGGACGGCGCCGTTCGGGCCACCCTGCTCTCTTGGGACCCCGACGACAGTTCGTTCCACGGCACGGGCGACTACCGTTACTCCGTCAACGGCGAGATGCCGACGGCGTTCGGCACGTTGCTGAACGAGTCGTTCGCGGGGTCGGGATACACGTATAACGTGAATGTAGTCCACGTCGACCCGACGACGAACGAACAGCGACGCGTTCCCGTGATCAGACAGGGAACGCCGACCGACGACGCGGTGCGAGCGGGACGGACGGTCACGCTGTACGACGACGACGTGTTGCTCGACGCATCGGGCGCCGAGACGGAGACGACGCTGACCGAGGCGTCGTCGTTCCACGTCCCCGACGCCGTCGACGGTGACGGTCCGATATACAACGTCGTCCGCGTGGAGGTGGTCGTATGGCCGGTCTGA
- a CDS encoding DUF7287 family protein has product MTRPDDVAVATTRDRGQTNLDFLLGIVVFFLALSFVVASAPQLIAQYDAQETPLVAERASTALADSLLVESGAGAPGTLDVECTGAFFAGSGGTGCPFSTGGELTDIVGVHETYSVNVTLQWDVTGDAELDPLCYNDGDVGACGTDRLAVGPDVPQAHRSAATERRTVLVGDHPAVLEVRVW; this is encoded by the coding sequence ATGACCCGACCCGACGATGTGGCCGTCGCGACGACGCGAGACCGGGGACAGACGAACCTCGACTTCCTGCTCGGAATCGTGGTCTTTTTCCTCGCACTGTCGTTCGTCGTCGCGAGCGCGCCGCAACTGATCGCGCAGTACGACGCACAGGAGACGCCGCTGGTCGCAGAGCGCGCGTCGACGGCGCTCGCGGACTCGCTGCTGGTCGAGTCGGGTGCGGGCGCCCCTGGAACGCTCGACGTCGAATGTACCGGCGCGTTCTTCGCCGGGTCCGGCGGTACCGGATGCCCCTTCTCGACGGGCGGCGAACTCACCGACATCGTCGGCGTCCACGAGACCTACAGCGTGAACGTCACCCTGCAGTGGGACGTGACCGGTGACGCCGAACTGGACCCGCTGTGCTACAACGACGGCGACGTCGGCGCGTGCGGGACGGATCGTCTCGCCGTCGGTCCGGACGTTCCACAGGCCCACCGGTCGGCGGCGACCGAACGCCGAACCGTCCTCGTCGGAGACCACCCCGCGGTTCTCGAAGTGAGGGTGTGGTGA
- a CDS encoding type II secretion system F family protein produces MSTGFVERGVSERTMEAFGDTFYPLYRRLFGSDSDFAAGVERKLAESRMPYNVEMYLSVALAVGTASGLALWFAGLVVGYVLFVSNLVLLGPVLDVSVSNPTVLATIETVRVPALVVVTGLVFGSLGFGTGFGTTVLVPYLRSSARRREINLLLPDAVSFMYALSIGGMSQLEIFEAIADADDTYGEVSREFRTIMLETEYFDTDYRSAIRKQAFETPSAELSQFLTDMLSVIDSGGDITRFFDDKKALHFRTAKQEQEDILETLELFAEVFVTLSLFPLLLIIVLIVLSMLGEGQEIVLYITVYLLIPMFGGVFIVILSTITQDELGDGVLRTKERAYLAEDELSHGLFGGGFVDQFTGRFSVFDRIARREGSFQTLQIVRRPHLFLRDNPTYTLALTVPAAVMLVGVAVLTGSAPTTWDGLVAEPIRGTFVYMYLPAFVVGIPVVVFYEWNVRSRYGILDTLSETLRKLASANDTGLTLLDSVRTVVDTSSGRLSEELEIIYTKSSYGMNISESFIVFNNKYRLPALARTVKLITRAQEASGQISSVLTTAAQAAENRDDIERDRRSRTRMQVVIVVMTYLTLLGVMAILKVRFIDVLAQLASQQGASGASRSFMASMDASLLSLLFFHAVTLQAVVTGLVSGYVRDARLLSGAKYVVGLLVVSLLVWGVVG; encoded by the coding sequence ATGAGCACTGGCTTCGTCGAACGCGGGGTCTCCGAGCGAACGATGGAGGCGTTCGGAGATACGTTCTACCCGCTCTACCGACGGCTGTTCGGGTCGGACAGCGACTTCGCCGCCGGCGTCGAGCGGAAGCTGGCGGAGTCGCGGATGCCGTACAACGTGGAGATGTATCTCTCCGTCGCGCTGGCGGTCGGGACGGCGTCGGGGCTCGCGCTCTGGTTCGCCGGACTGGTCGTCGGCTACGTGCTGTTCGTCAGCAACCTCGTCCTCCTCGGGCCGGTGCTCGACGTCTCCGTCTCGAACCCGACCGTCCTCGCGACGATAGAGACCGTTCGGGTTCCCGCCCTGGTCGTCGTGACCGGCCTCGTGTTCGGGTCTCTCGGGTTCGGGACCGGGTTCGGCACCACCGTGCTCGTGCCCTACCTCCGATCGAGCGCCCGACGCCGCGAGATCAACCTCCTGCTTCCCGACGCCGTCTCGTTCATGTACGCGCTCTCGATCGGCGGGATGAGTCAACTCGAGATATTCGAGGCCATCGCGGACGCCGACGACACGTACGGCGAGGTGTCCCGCGAGTTCCGGACGATCATGCTGGAGACGGAGTACTTCGATACCGACTACCGGTCGGCGATACGCAAGCAGGCGTTCGAGACGCCCAGCGCGGAACTGAGTCAGTTCCTGACCGACATGTTGTCGGTCATCGACAGCGGCGGCGACATCACCCGCTTTTTCGACGACAAGAAGGCGCTGCACTTCCGCACCGCGAAGCAGGAACAGGAGGACATCCTCGAAACGCTCGAACTGTTCGCGGAGGTATTCGTTACCCTCTCGCTGTTCCCGCTCCTGCTCATCATCGTCCTCATCGTGCTCAGCATGCTCGGCGAGGGACAGGAGATCGTGCTGTACATCACGGTCTACCTCCTCATCCCCATGTTCGGCGGCGTGTTCATCGTCATTCTCTCGACGATCACGCAGGACGAACTCGGAGACGGCGTCCTCCGGACGAAAGAGCGGGCGTACCTCGCCGAGGACGAGTTGAGCCACGGGCTGTTCGGCGGCGGCTTCGTCGACCAGTTCACCGGCCGATTCAGCGTCTTCGACCGCATCGCGCGCCGAGAGGGGAGCTTCCAGACGCTGCAAATCGTCAGGCGCCCCCACCTGTTCCTGCGGGACAACCCGACCTACACGCTCGCGCTGACGGTTCCCGCCGCCGTGATGCTCGTCGGCGTGGCCGTCCTGACCGGGTCGGCCCCGACGACGTGGGACGGCCTCGTCGCCGAACCCATCCGGGGGACGTTCGTCTACATGTACCTCCCGGCGTTCGTCGTCGGCATCCCCGTCGTCGTGTTCTACGAGTGGAACGTCCGCTCGCGGTACGGCATCCTCGACACCCTCTCGGAGACGCTCCGGAAACTGGCGAGCGCGAACGACACGGGTCTCACGCTACTGGACTCGGTTCGGACCGTCGTCGACACGTCTTCGGGTCGGCTCTCCGAGGAGCTGGAGATCATCTACACGAAGAGCAGCTACGGGATGAACATCTCCGAGTCGTTCATCGTGTTCAACAACAAGTACCGGCTCCCGGCCCTCGCGCGCACCGTCAAGCTCATCACCAGAGCGCAGGAGGCCTCGGGGCAGATTTCGTCGGTGCTCACGACGGCCGCACAGGCCGCGGAGAACCGCGACGACATCGAACGCGACCGACGGTCACGGACGCGCATGCAGGTCGTCATCGTCGTGATGACCTACCTGACGCTCCTCGGCGTGATGGCCATCCTGAAGGTGCGCTTCATCGACGTGCTCGCGCAGTTGGCGTCCCAACAGGGGGCCTCGGGCGCGAGCCGGTCGTTCATGGCGAGCATGGACGCGTCGCTCCTCTCGCTGCTGTTCTTCCACGCCGTGACGCTGCAGGCGGTCGTCACCGGCCTCGTCAGTGGCTACGTCCGCGACGCGCGACTGCTCTCGGGGGCGAAGTACGTCGTAGGACTGCTCGTCGTCTCCCTCCTCGTCTGGGGCGTGGTCGGATGA
- a CDS encoding 50S ribosomal protein L12 — protein MKYTYATLLLNETGAEINEQNLSAVLEASQTEFSVSRVKAVIAALEDVDIDEHVAAAPTGDDGGHDDHVEEETADEPVADEPTDAFDLVAVDDGDAEPPATDGGLPTAHAEQTDSDDPTKGR, from the coding sequence ATGAAGTACACCTACGCAACCTTGCTGCTGAACGAAACCGGCGCTGAGATCAACGAACAGAACCTGTCGGCCGTCCTCGAGGCGTCACAGACGGAGTTCTCCGTCTCGCGGGTGAAAGCGGTCATCGCGGCCCTCGAAGACGTGGACATCGACGAACACGTCGCCGCGGCACCGACGGGCGACGACGGCGGCCACGACGACCACGTCGAGGAGGAGACGGCGGACGAACCCGTCGCCGACGAGCCGACCGACGCGTTCGATCTGGTCGCGGTCGACGACGGGGACGCCGAACCGCCGGCGACCGACGGCGGTCTCCCGACTGCGCACGCAGAACAGACCGACAGCGACGACCCGACCAAAGGTAGGTAA
- a CDS encoding RAD55 family ATPase, with product MTDRFETGIELLDRKLRGGVPRGSLTAVLAPPASQSELLLYEIATARPTLYVSPVRAADDVDAAMVGLRRARDDIVVTSVDPTEPEMVLRLLEALPDASTLVVDPMEVFEALPSARYWSFLNDLRDGLDAANAVGFLHCLNGRRVPSQRDTTEYVADLVFELSTERRGDVVENFLTVPKFRGGQALEDVIKLTLTTDVDVDVSRNIV from the coding sequence ATGACCGATCGATTCGAGACGGGCATCGAACTGCTCGACAGAAAACTGCGCGGTGGCGTCCCCCGCGGGAGTCTCACCGCCGTGCTGGCACCTCCCGCCAGCCAGTCCGAACTTCTGCTGTACGAGATCGCAACGGCTCGGCCGACGCTGTACGTCAGTCCGGTGCGCGCCGCCGACGACGTCGACGCCGCGATGGTCGGGTTGCGGCGGGCCCGCGACGACATCGTCGTCACGTCCGTCGACCCGACCGAACCGGAGATGGTCCTCCGATTGCTCGAGGCGCTGCCCGACGCGTCGACGCTCGTCGTCGACCCGATGGAGGTGTTCGAGGCGCTTCCGTCCGCACGGTACTGGTCGTTCTTGAACGACCTGCGCGACGGTCTCGACGCGGCGAACGCGGTCGGATTCCTCCACTGCCTGAACGGCCGGCGGGTCCCGTCACAGCGCGACACGACTGAGTACGTCGCTGACTTGGTGTTCGAGCTCTCGACGGAGCGGCGCGGCGACGTCGTCGAGAACTTCCTCACGGTTCCGAAGTTCCGGGGCGGGCAGGCGCTCGAAGACGTCATCAAGCTCACGCTGACGACCGACGTCGACGTCGACGTCAGTCGAAACATCGTCTGA
- a CDS encoding type IV pilin N-terminal domain-containing protein produces the protein MKLFEAFRTDNRAVSPVLGVALLIAMTVILAGVVGYVALGVDADSANAPSASLKFTEETVSSVDKVYMHHKGGPVLDGANVVAKVEGTGTPMTISGDVATGSKTEVATAVDPGDVVSIVWQDPNSDREVLLAEYVVE, from the coding sequence ATGAAGCTATTCGAAGCCTTCCGAACGGACAACCGGGCAGTCTCCCCTGTCCTCGGTGTCGCGCTGCTGATCGCCATGACCGTCATCCTCGCGGGTGTCGTCGGCTACGTCGCCCTCGGCGTCGACGCCGACAGCGCGAACGCGCCCAGCGCGAGTCTCAAGTTCACAGAGGAAACTGTGTCCAGTGTCGATAAGGTCTACATGCACCACAAGGGCGGTCCTGTCCTTGATGGCGCTAACGTCGTGGCGAAAGTGGAAGGTACGGGTACTCCCATGACTATTTCAGGGGACGTTGCAACCGGCTCCAAAACAGAAGTCGCGACCGCTGTCGACCCTGGCGATGTTGTCAGTATCGTTTGGCAAGATCCCAACAGCGACCGTGAAGTGCTCCTCGCCGAGTACGTGGTGGAATAA
- a CDS encoding type IV pilin N-terminal domain-containing protein — protein sequence MKFFKIPERFSADDRAVSPVLGVALLIAMTVILAGVVGYVALGVDADSADAPQTKLAFKQSGTGADNVTVTVVHKGGDKLVAGEVVAKTTGADGGDVGVLTTGDTKKFDNTSPNDVITIVWQDPDSDREVLLAEYVVE from the coding sequence ATGAAGTTCTTCAAAATCCCTGAGCGGTTCAGCGCGGACGACCGGGCAGTCTCCCCTGTCCTCGGTGTCGCACTGCTGATCGCCATGACCGTCATCCTCGCGGGTGTCGTCGGCTACGTCGCCCTCGGCGTCGACGCCGACAGCGCGGACGCGCCGCAGACAAAGCTCGCCTTCAAGCAGAGCGGTACTGGAGCCGACAACGTTACTGTTACCGTGGTCCACAAGGGCGGAGACAAGCTTGTGGCCGGTGAAGTAGTTGCTAAAACGACGGGCGCTGACGGCGGCGACGTCGGTGTTCTAACCACCGGTGACACGAAGAAATTCGATAACACGAGTCCGAACGACGTCATCACCATCGTCTGGCAGGACCCCGATAGCGACCGCGAAGTGCTCCTCGCCGAGTACGTGGTGGAGTAA
- a CDS encoding DUF7289 family protein, which translates to MSGTERRRTRDDRGQSEVLGFILLTAVVVFASSTLVVYGSMAISGQEDVAAVSHAERGLDQFDARASQVALGGSSVQEVDFANLDSLGHAHAADDGWLSVTLRPESGAPTEVVNESLGSVFYRRGETTVAYQGGGIWRADGEGTAMLSRPEFHYTEGTLTIPVVSVDGDAGLTDRAYVQKNGAPTRAFPDRSRDLHNKLESGRVVVTVQSDYYEAWGRYFEDSTDGVVTYDHDADTVTVVFFALPDVRKYDVGIVATSGTGELRVEGNGAYVDSYDSTQGDYAATQSANGSMRISGDVYTTGDSRIEGDVTSGGIVDVDGSSEIRGDVQWTDEPEPDAAARSKISGTVTRIDGIESVAPVDSFVQAYTDRIRADADNDETPYITDNELSIPGATGELGPGDYYLENLNLEGGETLVLNTTDGNVRVAVRDWVNLDAGNVHVVGDGTAHIVVASEATTRAQVTGEGSKDVHFHVGKSSSVHVPGEKADRLVVFGPSHFSATVAGSNGNPASFDGVIFAPAGETGSGYLYVKQGDVYGLVMTGNLTAGQNGAVHYDRGLDNTLTDDSTLSELEYLHVSVHRVLVKSA; encoded by the coding sequence GTGAGCGGGACCGAGCGCCGACGAACGCGCGACGACCGGGGGCAGTCCGAGGTTCTCGGATTCATCCTTCTGACGGCCGTCGTCGTCTTCGCGTCGAGCACGCTCGTCGTCTACGGGAGCATGGCCATCAGCGGACAGGAAGACGTCGCCGCCGTCTCCCACGCTGAACGCGGCCTCGACCAGTTCGACGCGCGCGCGAGTCAGGTCGCCCTCGGCGGGTCGTCGGTCCAAGAGGTCGACTTCGCGAACCTCGACAGCCTCGGGCACGCCCACGCCGCCGACGACGGCTGGCTCAGCGTCACTCTCCGTCCCGAGTCTGGCGCGCCGACGGAGGTCGTGAACGAATCGCTCGGGAGCGTCTTCTACCGGCGCGGCGAGACGACCGTCGCGTACCAGGGCGGGGGTATCTGGCGCGCCGACGGCGAGGGGACGGCCATGCTCTCGCGTCCGGAGTTCCACTACACCGAGGGGACGCTGACGATACCCGTCGTCTCCGTCGACGGCGACGCGGGGTTGACCGACCGCGCGTACGTACAGAAGAACGGCGCGCCGACGCGGGCGTTCCCGGACCGGAGCCGCGACCTGCACAACAAACTCGAGAGCGGACGGGTCGTGGTCACCGTCCAGAGCGACTACTACGAGGCCTGGGGGCGGTACTTCGAGGACAGCACGGACGGCGTGGTGACGTACGACCACGACGCCGACACGGTGACGGTGGTCTTCTTCGCGCTACCCGACGTTCGGAAGTACGACGTGGGGATCGTCGCCACCTCCGGGACGGGTGAACTCCGAGTCGAGGGGAACGGAGCTTACGTCGACAGTTACGACTCGACGCAAGGAGACTACGCCGCCACGCAGTCCGCCAACGGGTCGATGCGAATCTCCGGTGACGTGTATACCACCGGTGACTCCCGTATCGAGGGAGACGTCACCTCTGGCGGCATCGTCGACGTCGACGGGAGTTCGGAGATACGCGGCGACGTCCAGTGGACCGACGAACCCGAACCCGACGCGGCGGCGCGGTCGAAGATCAGCGGGACGGTGACGAGGATAGACGGCATCGAGAGCGTCGCTCCGGTCGACAGCTTCGTGCAGGCGTACACGGACCGCATCCGAGCCGACGCCGACAACGACGAGACCCCGTACATCACCGACAATGAACTCTCGATCCCGGGAGCGACCGGCGAACTCGGACCGGGAGACTACTACCTCGAGAATCTCAACCTCGAAGGCGGCGAAACGCTCGTCCTGAACACGACCGACGGAAACGTCAGAGTCGCGGTCCGCGACTGGGTGAATCTCGACGCGGGGAACGTGCACGTCGTGGGCGACGGTACCGCCCACATCGTCGTCGCGAGCGAGGCCACGACGAGAGCGCAAGTGACGGGCGAGGGGTCGAAAGACGTGCACTTCCACGTCGGAAAGTCCTCGAGCGTCCACGTCCCCGGCGAGAAAGCGGACCGACTCGTCGTCTTCGGCCCGAGTCACTTCAGCGCGACCGTCGCGGGGTCGAACGGAAATCCGGCGTCGTTCGACGGCGTCATCTTCGCGCCGGCCGGCGAGACCGGGTCGGGGTACCTCTACGTCAAGCAGGGCGACGTCTACGGCCTCGTCATGACGGGGAACCTGACCGCCGGACAGAACGGCGCAGTCCACTACGACCGCGGCCTCGACAACACGCTGACGGACGATTCGACGCTCTCGGAACTCGAGTACCTGCACGTCTCCGTCCACCGCGTGCTGGTAAAGAGCGCCTGA